TTCGTGGAAGGCAGCAGAGCACGGGTCTTGGGCACGGTTCATCGAACTCGCGGGAGAGATCAACACCCGTATGCCGCAGTACGTGGTGCACAAGGCCATGCTTGCGCTCAACGATCAAGGGAAGGCTCTGAAGGGCTCGCGGATTTGCGTCCTCGGTCTCGCGTACAAAGCGAACATCGACGACGATCGCGAGTCGCCATCGTATGAGATCATCGAGTTGCTGCGTGAAACGGGCGCCCATGTCGAATACTGCGATCCTTTCTTCCCGGTCGCGCGGCATACGCGCAAGCACGGCGACCTGCAGCTACGCTCGATCGCCCTGAGCGCGGAATCATTCGCAGAGTTCGATGCACTCGTGATTGCCACAGCGCACGAGCAGTTCAAGAAGGGTGAGCTGTACGAACATGCCAAGCTGGTGATCGACACCCGGAATCTGATCGCTTCGCTTTTTGGCGAAACCCCGCCGATCCCAACTGTGAAGGCGTGAGTCTCGCCCGCTGCATTCTGGTACGGTCCTGTCCTGCATGCGCATCGTGGCCACCGGCAGCGCCGGGTTTTCGGCTCACATCTTTGCGAGCCGCTCGAATCGGCAGGACACGACGTCATCTCCTTCGACAACTTCTTCACTGCGAGCAAGGAGAATGTCGCTCGAGTCGTCGGGAACTGTCGTTTTGAGCTCCTGCGTCACGACGTGATCGAGCCGATTCTCCTCGAAGTCGATCGCATCTACAACCTCGCTTGTCCCGCCTCGCCGGTCCACTACCAATACAATCCGGTCAAGACGGTGAAGACCAACCTGATGGGCACCCTCAACATGCTCGGTCTCGCCAAGCGCGTGTCAGCGCGAATCCTGCAGGCGTCCACTTCGGAGGTGTACGGCCACCCGCATGTCCATCCGCAGCCTGAATCGTACTGGGGCAACGTCAATCCGATCGGGATCCGCAGGTGCTACGACGAGGGGAAGCGCCTCGGCGAGACGCTGATGATGGACTACCACCGTAGCGTCGGCCAGATAGTGCTGAAGCGAGTGCAACGAGTCTGACGATGCATTCACAACAGCGGCACAGCGGACGGTAGGCCCGGCGCCGTCGCTGCCGGGGTGGCGACGCCGGATCAGCCGAAGCCCGCTATGGCGAGTGAAGGTTATGCCGCCAGACGTTCACGTAGATAGGGCAGGACGTCTCGCCACCGTCCGTGTACCCGGAGCGGCCATTCAGGACCTCGAGCACCGGGACGAAATCCATCCAGCGGGGATCGTCATGATTGACGTCGCCGACCACGGCGTGGCCGATCTCGTGCACAAGCACCGTCTCCTCCACGCAACGCCACGTCCCAAGGCCCGGGTCGCGAGTGGTGATATGGATGGCGCCGGATTCGAAACAACCCAAGGCGGTCGTCGAGATGTTGCAGGTCACGTACTGGTTGTCTTCGAGAAAGATCGTCGCGCCATCGATGTCGTCCCAGCTTCCGCTCCAGAATCGAAGGGCGGCGTCGATCGTGCTCTCGATGCGGCCAGGGAAGTCGGCGCTGTGTACGAACGGCGCCGAGGTGTTCAGGACGATCCCCACTCCCCGCACCGTGAAGTCGGGTTTCCGTTGGCCGCACCCGGACAGAACGAACGCAATCGTGAGTAGTGAACTCGATAAAACTTGGCGCGTCACGGTCCTCCCACCCCCGTAACCGCCAACAGCATACTGCAAAAATGCATGTAGTCCAACGTGCCGAGCTGGAGTCCCATCACCCCAATTCCAGAAAACTGCAACGATTACGGGCAGCTAGCCCGATGCGCAAAAGGTCCCGCAACTGACGAGAGCTGCATTCGTCGAATCCGTGCAGCTCTCGCGTTGGAAACCAATCGCTCGCGAACAGGCCGCGCACCCCGGCGCCTTCCGCCGCGAGTTCGACGGCCGCTTGCCGCTCGCGGCGATCAGCTGACGAGACGCGCTATGGCGCGCTCGGAAGAAAGGCACTTCTCCGCTGCCCCGCCTAGCGTGGCCTCGATCCGCGTTTTTGTTTGAGCGCCCGAAGAGCGGATTCGTGCTGCCCGTACGACCGATGGGATCCGTTCAGCCTCAGCGCTGAAATCGACCGCATGTTTGGCGCAAATGTATTGGGTGAGCTTGCCCCGGTTTGCGACGCCAGCGGAACCCAGGCCTTTGCCGCGAACGTGACCACCGCCTGCGGAACGTTCCCAGCGGGAGGCTGATCCGGATAGCGGGCTCCCCGCGCCTCACGAGAGGTTCCGCGTCAAGGCCGGCTCACCCAAGTTGACGCCCGTGGAATCAACGCGGCTGCTGTGATCGGCTCGCCGCCGCGCGTTTGAGCAGGTCGACCACGGTCCGGGCGATGGTCTGCGCGTTGAAGTGCGCCTCGACGCGCCTGCGTCCCGCCGCTCCCATCCGCAGGCGTAGCCCCCGATCCGCCCGGAGCCGCCGGATGCGATCGGCGAGGGCCGCGAGATCGTCCCTGGGAACCAGGTAGCCGGTCTCGCCTTCCTGCACCACCTCGGTCACGCCCCCGGTAGGCGTCGAGATCACCGGCAGGCCCATCGCCATCGCCTCCAGCGAGGCGATAGCGTGGGAATCGGCACGGGTGGGGAGCGCGTAGAGGTCCGCTTCCCGCAGCAGCGCAACCATCTGCGGCGAATTGGTGGTGATCCCCTCGAACACCCGGATGTTCTTCGCCGCTGGTCCCTTGTAGGCGTGGGTGACGAAGTTGAACTGCACGTCTTCGAAGGCGGGCTCCTGCGCGAGCTTGACCAGCAAGTCTCCTCCCTTGCGGGTGAAGTCGGCCCCGATGAACAGCAGCTGGAGCCGGCGCCCGGCCTCCGATCGTCCCTGCCGATCCGGAGCGACATAGGTCGCCAGGTCGATCCCGGGAGGGACCACCGTGATGCGGTCCGGCTCGATGCCGTAATCGTCGATCAGCGATTGCCGGCAGCTCCAGGAGAGCGGCAAGAGAT
This DNA window, taken from Deltaproteobacteria bacterium, encodes the following:
- a CDS encoding glycosyltransferase family 4 protein; translation: MEQASGQLARRVAEAARAGEAPAGSGMNPRLLFAAYMAGGNATILKNLEDQISGRPDVSSAWLGVEMDAESKRLDRRPRRSLLPGTIRNSLLTGWEIGKLERQGGRFDAAWFFQQTICMFLWRFRSRVPYVVAMDGTPPWYARNGLWYTVHRFDPRSLSARLKQELTRRVYAKAFHLLPLSWSCRQSLIDDYGIEPDRITVVPPGIDLATYVAPDRQGRSEAGRRLQLLFIGADFTRKGGDLLVKLAQEPAFEDVQFNFVTHAYKGPAAKNIRVFEGITTNSPQMVALLREADLYALPTRADSHAIASLEAMAMGLPVISTPTGGVTEVVQEGETGYLVPRDDLAALADRIRRLRADRGLRLRMGAAGRRRVEAHFNAQTIARTVVDLLKRAAASRSQQPR